A single genomic interval of Nitrosomonadales bacterium harbors:
- a CDS encoding response regulator, with the protein MAIKKILVVDDSATERHIMGEVLTKQGFEVSFAMDGESGVAQSKRDKPDLIIMDVVMPGLNGFQATRAITKDPETQHIPVLICTTKDQDTDKLWGIRQGAKDYVVKPIDAADLLSKIAKLN; encoded by the coding sequence ATGGCAATCAAAAAAATACTGGTCGTGGACGATTCGGCAACCGAGCGCCATATCATGGGCGAGGTTTTGACCAAACAGGGTTTCGAGGTTTCCTTCGCCATGGACGGCGAGTCCGGCGTGGCTCAGTCCAAGCGTGACAAACCGGATCTGATCATCATGGATGTGGTGATGCCCGGGTTGAACGGCTTTCAGGCTACCCGCGCAATCACCAAGGATCCGGAGACCCAGCATATCCCGGTTCTGATCTGCACCACCAAGGATCAGGACACCGACAAGCTCTGGGGCATCCGCCAGGGCGCGAAGGATTATGTGGTCAAGCCGATCGACGCGGCAGATT
- a CDS encoding response regulator: MNENQPLSGVKVVLIDDSNTIRRSGEIFLSQAGCQVILAEDGFDGLSKVVDNKPDIIFVDVMMPRLDGYQTCALIKNHKSFKNTPVVMLTSKDTLFDRARGKLVGSDQYLIKPFNKKSLIEAVITHTQQIKE; the protein is encoded by the coding sequence TTGAATGAGAACCAGCCATTGTCGGGAGTGAAGGTGGTGCTGATCGATGACAGCAACACCATCCGGCGTAGCGGCGAGATATTCCTGTCGCAGGCGGGCTGTCAGGTCATCCTGGCCGAGGACGGCTTTGACGGCTTGTCCAAGGTGGTCGACAACAAACCCGATATCATCTTCGTCGACGTGATGATGCCGCGTCTGGATGGCTATCAGACATGCGCGCTGATCAAAAACCACAAGAGTTTCAAAAACACCCCGGTAGTCATGTTGACCAGCAAGGACACGCTGTTTGACCGCGCGCGTGGCAAGCTGGTCGGTTCTGATCAGTATCTGATCAAGCCTTTCAACAAAAAAAGCCTGATCGAGGCGGTCATTACACACACACAGCAAATAAAGGAATAG
- a CDS encoding TrkH family potassium uptake protein, whose protein sequence is MIRTLTVLHALGLLLVMFSMTYVMPIATALIYSNDAMLLNFLLAMLWTAAAGILLWLLTRHYKGELSIRHGYLLVVVMWTAMPLFGSIPLLLVIPGLSLTDAYFETMSAMTTTGATVLTGLDNLPPSINIWRHELQWLGGLGVIVLAVAVLPLLGIGGRQLFKAETPGPMKESALTPRIADTARNLWIVYVAITLLCIGALNWAGMDWLDAVCHGFSTMGLGGFSTHDASVGYFNSPLIEFVMIVFMLFAVINFATHFLVWRHKAVHLYLRDTEAKAALGIILSSCFGIAFFLWWNGVYPEFMTALRHASFNVVSIGASSGFTSADYNQWPIFAPLWMLFIGCIAASSGSTGGGIKMMRTLVLFNQAGREFIKLLHPAAVNPMKIGGQVVPNNIVFAVLGFIFLYFMTIATLTFILLISGMDFVSAFTAVLACVNNFGPGLGTVGPASNYQGLTDFQTWICTFGMLVGRLEIFTVLILFTPQFWRR, encoded by the coding sequence ATGATACGCACTCTGACCGTTCTGCATGCGCTCGGGTTGTTGTTGGTGATGTTCAGCATGACCTATGTCATGCCGATAGCCACAGCACTGATCTATTCGAATGACGCGATGCTGTTGAATTTCCTGCTGGCGATGCTGTGGACGGCGGCGGCCGGCATATTGCTGTGGTTGTTGACCAGACATTACAAGGGCGAACTGTCGATCCGTCACGGCTACCTGCTGGTGGTGGTGATGTGGACGGCCATGCCGCTGTTCGGCTCGATCCCTCTGCTGCTGGTGATACCCGGACTCTCGCTGACCGACGCGTATTTCGAGACCATGTCAGCCATGACCACCACCGGCGCAACGGTGCTGACCGGCCTGGACAATCTGCCGCCGTCCATCAACATCTGGCGGCATGAATTGCAATGGTTGGGCGGCTTGGGCGTCATCGTCCTGGCCGTGGCGGTGTTGCCGTTGCTCGGGATCGGCGGACGGCAGCTGTTCAAGGCGGAGACGCCGGGGCCGATGAAGGAGTCCGCGCTTACCCCGCGCATCGCGGATACCGCACGTAACTTGTGGATCGTCTATGTGGCCATTACCCTGCTTTGCATCGGTGCGCTGAATTGGGCCGGCATGGACTGGCTGGATGCCGTGTGCCACGGCTTTTCCACGATGGGTCTGGGCGGGTTCTCCACCCATGATGCCAGCGTCGGATATTTCAATTCTCCGCTGATCGAATTCGTGATGATCGTGTTCATGCTGTTCGCGGTGATCAACTTCGCCACGCATTTCCTCGTCTGGCGCCATAAGGCCGTGCATCTGTATCTGCGGGATACGGAAGCCAAGGCGGCGCTCGGCATCATCCTGTCGAGTTGTTTCGGGATCGCTTTCTTCCTGTGGTGGAACGGTGTATATCCGGAATTCATGACGGCGCTTCGCCATGCCAGCTTCAACGTGGTTTCGATCGGGGCGAGTTCCGGGTTTACCAGTGCAGACTACAATCAATGGCCGATCTTTGCGCCGTTATGGATGTTGTTCATTGGCTGCATCGCAGCCAGTTCCGGCTCTACCGGCGGCGGCATCAAGATGATGCGCACGCTGGTGTTGTTCAATCAGGCAGGGCGCGAATTCATCAAGCTGCTGCATCCGGCAGCGGTGAATCCGATGAAGATCGGTGGCCAGGTCGTGCCGAACAATATCGTGTTCGCCGTGCTGGGTTTTATCTTCCTGTATTTCATGACCATCGCTACGCTGACTTTCATTTTGCTGATCAGCGGCATGGATTTCGTCTCGGCATTTACCGCGGTGCTGGCCTGCGTCAACAATTTTGGCCCCGGGCTGGGGACGGTGGGGCCGGCGAGCAACTATCAGGGATTGACCGATTTCCAGACCTGGATATGCACGTTCGGCATGCTGGTCGGGCGGCTGGAAATCTTTACCGTGCTGATCCTTTTCACTCCGCAATTCTGGCGGCGTTAA